A window from Gammaproteobacteria bacterium encodes these proteins:
- a CDS encoding outer membrane beta-barrel protein, which produces MKNNLISILFLVLLSAQASVQAAKFNYNKISLGYADFTVEMIGISDDLKADGYDLTASFDANKQFAVTFGIANAAGDVNISGSKVGLDVDAKMLGILFHAPVSQKTDVLLGAALLLGEVKAKVGGFPATKNDKDGQLVSIGVRTMLSDKLELNVGADQSFFDGETDTGLNLGVEGYMSKHVSLGLHFSSSDDSQSTIFSASKYF; this is translated from the coding sequence ATGAAAAACAACCTCATCAGCATTCTTTTTCTTGTTCTCCTGTCAGCTCAAGCTTCGGTCCAGGCGGCAAAGTTTAACTACAATAAAATATCGCTCGGATATGCGGATTTTACAGTGGAGATGATCGGGATTAGCGATGATTTGAAGGCCGATGGATATGATTTAACAGCTTCCTTTGATGCTAATAAGCAATTTGCCGTGACTTTTGGAATCGCGAATGCAGCCGGCGACGTGAATATTTCCGGTAGCAAAGTAGGATTGGATGTAGATGCCAAAATGCTGGGCATCCTTTTTCACGCACCTGTTTCCCAGAAAACTGATGTTTTACTTGGTGCTGCATTACTTCTGGGTGAGGTAAAGGCAAAGGTTGGTGGTTTTCCTGCCACCAAGAATGATAAAGACGGGCAATTAGTATCGATAGGTGTTCGCACGATGTTGAGTGACAAGCTGGAGCTGAATGTCGGTGCTGATCAGTCCTTTTTTGACGGCGAAACTGATACAGGTTTGAATTTGGGTGTCGAGGGTTATATGTCTAAGCATGTCTCCCTTGGATTACATTTCTCATCCAGCGATGATTCGCAATCTACTATTTTTTCCGCGTCGAAATATTTTTAA
- a CDS encoding DUF799 family lipoprotein: protein MRAFIVSMLCFALLVLSGCAVNNRIPKGDVYPEMYLEMPKTVMVLPAVNHSTAADAPNLYSSTIAQPLANSGFYVLSTEITQKFLRNEGLSTGDQMLSIPPQKFSKIFGADAVLYVTIDRWDTNYYVIGGNVKVGISYKLKSTKTGAEIWSYANELVMDTSGDSNNGGGLLGALIATAIKTSTQDYVPIARNVNYIALNNIPYGGYHNLHGKDSKQMIVPPANSTVAQP from the coding sequence ATGAGAGCATTTATAGTAAGCATGTTGTGTTTCGCCCTGCTGGTGCTTTCCGGTTGCGCGGTCAACAATCGGATACCGAAGGGTGATGTGTACCCTGAAATGTACCTAGAAATGCCCAAAACGGTAATGGTATTGCCAGCTGTTAATCACAGTACGGCGGCTGATGCCCCAAATCTATATTCCTCAACTATTGCGCAGCCATTAGCGAATTCCGGCTTTTATGTATTATCCACAGAAATTACTCAAAAGTTTTTGCGTAATGAAGGCCTTAGTACAGGCGATCAAATGTTATCCATCCCCCCGCAGAAGTTTTCAAAAATATTTGGAGCCGATGCAGTCCTTTATGTGACTATTGATCGCTGGGATACAAATTATTACGTAATCGGCGGTAACGTCAAAGTGGGTATTAGCTACAAACTCAAATCCACCAAAACTGGCGCCGAAATATGGTCTTATGCCAATGAGCTGGTGATGGATACCAGTGGCGATAGTAATAATGGAGGGGGTCTTCTCGGTGCGTTGATTGCTACAGCAATTAAAACCTCTACTCAGGACTACGTCCCCATAGCACGCAATGTGAACTACATCGCACTGAATAATATTCCCTATGGCGGATACCACAACCTTCATGGCAAGGACAGCAAACAAATGATTGTGCCGCCTGCAAATTCTACCGTCGCACAACCGTAA
- a CDS encoding DUF4810 domain-containing protein, with protein MNKRLFVALMGVLWLSGCATMNVSQSGLYWGKYSHTLYELKKNPGAEARAKHIAEINEVIAKSKEMNLRVPPGLYAEMGMYSLEDGKQKEANQYFNLELSVYPESKAMVNQILKKS; from the coding sequence GTGAATAAAAGACTATTCGTAGCATTAATGGGCGTTCTCTGGTTGTCTGGTTGTGCAACCATGAATGTCAGTCAATCTGGTCTTTACTGGGGAAAGTATTCACACACCCTGTATGAGCTGAAAAAAAATCCAGGAGCGGAGGCTCGCGCTAAACATATTGCCGAAATCAATGAAGTGATTGCGAAATCAAAGGAAATGAATCTTCGAGTTCCACCAGGTCTATATGCTGAAATGGGCATGTATTCCTTGGAAGACGGCAAGCAAAAGGAAGCAAACCAATATTTCAACCTGGAGCTGAGCGTTTATCCAGAATCTAAGGCCATGGTTAATCAAATTCTTAAAAAGAGCTGA
- a CDS encoding CsgG/HfaB family protein, with protein sequence MTKYLTILLLLSLVACSTATIETVNKPDPGPQVSKTIVPESFKGLKRKVAIARFSNETKHGNSFLLDENNDKIGKQAMDILSARLTQTGKFLMFERADLGKIKTEQNIAKVNAEVIGADYLIIGSVSEFGRKATSEVGVFSRNLKQEANATVNVRLVDVTTGQIVFSQEGSGSSMSEANRVFGVGERAGYDASIDDKALSAAISKLVSNLVENLMDKPWAAYILDQQDGQVIISGGKAQGLNVGDELKVMKMGRKVKNPQTGMMIELPRSEAAKLTIAAFSGEGNNEISICTVTSGTLKGLTIKDLVVQEI encoded by the coding sequence ATGACTAAATACTTGACGATTCTTCTTCTTTTATCCCTGGTTGCATGTTCTACAGCAACTATTGAAACGGTCAACAAACCTGATCCTGGGCCTCAAGTAAGCAAAACGATCGTGCCTGAATCCTTTAAAGGGTTGAAGCGTAAGGTGGCGATTGCAAGATTCAGCAATGAAACTAAACATGGGAATAGTTTTTTACTGGATGAAAATAACGACAAGATTGGAAAACAGGCCATGGATATTCTCTCCGCACGCCTGACACAGACAGGCAAGTTCCTGATGTTTGAGCGCGCTGATCTTGGCAAAATAAAGACCGAGCAAAACATCGCCAAGGTCAACGCAGAAGTTATCGGGGCAGATTATCTCATTATCGGATCAGTCTCTGAGTTTGGTCGTAAGGCAACGAGTGAAGTCGGCGTGTTTTCACGTAACCTGAAACAGGAAGCTAATGCCACAGTCAATGTCAGATTGGTGGATGTCACTACCGGCCAGATAGTTTTCTCACAAGAAGGCAGCGGATCTTCAATGTCTGAGGCGAATCGGGTTTTTGGTGTGGGTGAGCGTGCGGGATATGATGCCTCAATAGACGACAAAGCCTTGTCTGCTGCTATTTCCAAATTAGTCAGCAACCTGGTTGAAAACCTGATGGACAAGCCATGGGCGGCCTACATTCTCGATCAGCAAGACGGGCAGGTGATTATATCGGGGGGTAAGGCGCAAGGTTTGAATGTCGGTGATGAATTGAAAGTGATGAAAATGGGCCGTAAAGTCAAAAATCCTCAGACAGGCATGATGATAGAACTGCCACGAAGTGAGGCCGCTAAGCTGACCATCGCCGCCTTTTCCGGTGAAGGCAATAATGAAATCTCAATATGTACGGTAACTAGCGGCACTTTGAAAGGGCTGACCATTAAAGATCTGGTGGTTCAGGAAATCTAA
- a CDS encoding TRAP transporter large permease subunit produces MAVWALVMLAVAVALLLIGYPVAFTLGAVALLFGGIALGLDFFTLLPLRIWGVMTNFTLIAVPLFVFMGIVLEKSGIAEALLETMTRLFGRVRGGMAVSIVLVGALLAATTGVVGATVVTMAVIALPVMLRHGYRPELATGTIAAAGTLGQIIPPSIILVLLGDVMGVPVGRLFMAAVTPGLLLIALFILYVLVRAKLRPLEAPALPIDDDVGALWPQIFKGLIPPLLLVFAVLGSIFFGIASPTESAAVGALGALLLAATHKKLNLANLREAMRSTTRMTSMVFMILIGATAFGLVFRGMGGDELVKQLMTGLPGGAWGFLLVSMLVIFVLGFFLDFIEISFIVVPILAPIAAFLGVDMLWFAVLIALNLQTSFLTPPFGFSLFYLKAAAPPTIRMPQIYRGIVPFVIIQLVALLLVALFPQLTLWLPDMMDALQGY; encoded by the coding sequence ATGGCGGTGTGGGCGCTGGTGATGCTGGCGGTGGCGGTCGCCCTGCTGCTGATCGGCTACCCGGTGGCCTTTACCCTGGGGGCGGTGGCGCTGTTGTTTGGCGGCATCGCCCTGGGGCTGGATTTTTTCACCCTGCTGCCACTGCGCATCTGGGGGGTGATGACTAATTTCACCCTGATCGCCGTGCCGCTATTCGTGTTCATGGGCATTGTGCTGGAGAAGTCCGGCATCGCCGAGGCCCTGCTGGAGACCATGACCCGGCTGTTCGGTCGCGTGCGCGGCGGCATGGCGGTGTCCATTGTGCTGGTCGGTGCGCTGCTGGCCGCCACCACCGGCGTGGTGGGCGCGACGGTGGTCACCATGGCGGTGATCGCCCTGCCGGTAATGCTGCGCCATGGCTATCGGCCGGAGCTGGCTACCGGCACCATCGCCGCCGCGGGCACCCTGGGGCAGATCATCCCCCCGAGTATTATTCTGGTGTTGCTGGGGGACGTGATGGGCGTACCGGTGGGCCGCCTGTTTATGGCGGCGGTGACGCCGGGGCTGCTGCTTATCGCGCTGTTTATTCTGTATGTGCTGGTGCGCGCCAAGCTCAGACCGCTGGAGGCACCGGCGCTGCCGATTGACGATGATGTTGGTGCACTTTGGCCGCAGATTTTCAAAGGCCTGATCCCGCCGTTGTTGCTGGTGTTCGCGGTGCTGGGCTCGATCTTTTTTGGCATCGCCTCGCCCACCGAATCCGCCGCCGTGGGCGCGCTGGGTGCGCTGTTGCTGGCCGCTACTCATAAAAAACTCAATCTTGCCAATCTGCGCGAGGCCATGCGCTCCACCACCCGCATGACCTCCATGGTGTTCATGATCCTGATCGGCGCCACCGCCTTTGGCCTGGTGTTTCGTGGCATGGGCGGCGACGAGCTGGTCAAGCAGCTGATGACTGGCCTGCCCGGCGGGGCATGGGGTTTTCTGCTGGTGAGCATGCTGGTGATCTTCGTGCTGGGCTTCTTCCTCGACTTCATCGAGATCAGTTTCATCGTGGTGCCCATCCTCGCGCCCATCGCCGCCTTCCTGGGCGTGGACATGCTGTGGTTCGCGGTGCTCATCGCGTTGAATCTGCAGACCTCCTTCCTCACCCCGCCGTTCGGCTTTTCGCTGTTCTACCTCAAGGCCGCCGCCCCGCCGACGATCCGCATGCCGCAGATCTACCGCGGCATTGTGCCCTTTGTGATTATCCAGCTGGTGGCCCTGCTGCTGGTCGCCCTATTCCCGCAGCTCACCCTGTGGCTGCCGGATATGATGGATGCGTTGCAGGGATATTGA
- a CDS encoding TRAP transporter small permease subunit, whose translation MQYLTPVIDLLEKFAEATGRAVSWLVLGMVLLIAYDVAMRYLFQVGSVGLQELEWHLFALIFLLGAAYTFKHDDHVRVDIFYRHRRLSDRHRAWIDLLGGLFFLLPFCLLIIVSSLTFVENAYVIGEGSPDPGGLRYRFLLKAAIPLSFSLLLLQGMAHMLRSLRTLLVRTANPDNGPAA comes from the coding sequence TTGCAGTACCTCACCCCTGTCATCGATCTGCTGGAGAAATTCGCCGAGGCGACTGGACGCGCCGTGTCGTGGCTGGTGCTGGGGATGGTGCTGCTGATCGCCTACGATGTGGCCATGCGTTACCTGTTCCAGGTCGGCTCGGTCGGTCTGCAGGAGCTGGAGTGGCACCTGTTTGCGCTGATCTTTCTGCTCGGCGCCGCTTATACCTTCAAACACGACGACCACGTGCGGGTAGATATCTTTTATCGCCATCGCCGCCTGAGCGATCGCCATCGGGCCTGGATCGATCTGTTGGGCGGGCTGTTTTTTCTGCTGCCGTTCTGCCTGCTGATTATCGTTAGCTCACTAACGTTTGTAGAAAATGCCTACGTCATCGGCGAGGGTTCGCCGGATCCCGGCGGCCTGCGCTATCGCTTCCTGCTCAAGGCGGCGATCCCCCTGAGTTTTTCCCTGTTGCTGCTACAGGGCATGGCGCACATGCTGCGCAGCCTGCGCACCCTGCTGGTGAGAACGGCAAACCCCGACAACGGACCGGCCGCCTGA
- a CDS encoding HDOD domain-containing protein, protein MSTLDQPQKATTRLSHEQSLAMVRDRLQEKGDMPIFSATVNRINLVGSDPDADAMALSVEILKDANLTSKVLKLANSPLYNRGQGKIGSLSRAVVVLGFGTVKSAVLTLKLIDSFQREFPGIDMTGMLVNAFLTGGFLRGISAKCGIKDIEQVYICGLLHNLGQIVVAYTLPEYFREIAALQRTEVLPREQAEIQVLGTSLQQLGQDVLRDWDFPKNMVDTLDEHKAKNLTRIRNQTELTGALASLSNQTMELLYAENPGTQKTLAELKHDMSMVSGIRKEEVGAALEESFRQSCELAKDYGLSKTHLTPRMRGDADQDLEKMARQFSYYASSEIKVVPADNEAVPAATGAPGEKIPGSSAAGDQPATMSAAKPGDPHLLLGILFEVTTLMTQKAHFNSILEKVLEGIHRGVGFDRAVLCLLNPKHTAYAARMLAGDNTEALETYLSFEVDEQRDLFSKIIMQGGELLVSDIEQGDWHAQLPKDFQQKTGANGFILGALRSRNRPLGVFYADKALTGARITPEDQRSFSQLVAQAQLALQIR, encoded by the coding sequence ATGTCGACACTTGATCAGCCGCAAAAGGCCACCACCCGCCTGAGCCACGAGCAGAGCCTGGCGATGGTGCGCGATCGTCTGCAGGAGAAGGGCGACATGCCCATCTTCAGCGCCACGGTGAATCGCATCAATCTGGTGGGTTCCGATCCCGATGCCGATGCCATGGCCCTGTCGGTGGAGATCCTCAAGGACGCCAATCTGACCTCGAAGGTGCTCAAGCTCGCCAACTCGCCGCTCTATAACCGGGGCCAGGGAAAGATCGGCAGCTTGTCACGGGCGGTGGTGGTGCTGGGTTTTGGCACGGTAAAGAGCGCCGTGCTGACCCTCAAACTGATTGACAGCTTCCAGCGCGAGTTCCCCGGCATCGACATGACCGGCATGCTGGTGAATGCCTTTCTGACTGGCGGTTTTCTGCGCGGCATCTCGGCGAAGTGTGGCATCAAGGACATCGAGCAGGTGTACATCTGCGGCCTGCTGCACAATCTGGGTCAGATCGTCGTGGCCTACACCCTGCCGGAATATTTTCGAGAAATCGCGGCGCTGCAACGGACGGAAGTCCTGCCGCGTGAACAGGCAGAGATCCAGGTCCTCGGCACCAGCCTGCAGCAGCTGGGCCAGGATGTGCTCCGGGACTGGGACTTTCCCAAAAACATGGTGGACACGCTGGATGAACACAAGGCGAAAAACCTGACGCGGATTCGCAACCAGACCGAGCTGACCGGCGCCCTGGCATCGCTCTCCAACCAGACCATGGAACTGCTGTACGCCGAGAACCCCGGCACCCAAAAGACCCTCGCCGAACTGAAGCACGACATGTCCATGGTGTCGGGCATCAGGAAAGAGGAGGTCGGCGCGGCGCTGGAGGAATCCTTCCGGCAGAGTTGCGAGCTGGCGAAGGACTACGGGCTGAGCAAAACCCACCTCACGCCGCGGATGCGCGGTGATGCGGATCAGGATCTCGAAAAGATGGCGCGGCAGTTTTCCTATTACGCCAGCAGCGAGATAAAGGTCGTGCCGGCCGACAACGAGGCAGTGCCCGCCGCGACAGGCGCGCCGGGCGAAAAAATTCCGGGGTCGAGCGCCGCCGGTGATCAACCCGCGACAATGTCGGCAGCCAAACCCGGTGACCCCCATTTGTTGTTAGGCATCCTGTTTGAGGTGACCACCCTGATGACCCAGAAGGCGCACTTCAACAGCATCCTGGAAAAGGTGCTGGAGGGCATCCACCGCGGGGTGGGTTTTGATCGCGCCGTGCTGTGCCTGCTGAATCCAAAACACACGGCCTATGCGGCGCGGATGCTGGCCGGCGACAATACCGAGGCGCTGGAGACCTATCTTTCGTTTGAGGTCGATGAGCAAAGGGATCTGTTCTCGAAGATCATCATGCAGGGTGGCGAGCTGCTGGTGAGCGATATCGAGCAGGGTGACTGGCATGCGCAGCTGCCGAAGGATTTTCAGCAGAAGACCGGCGCCAATGGCTTTATCCTCGGCGCCCTGCGCTCAAGAAACCGGCCACTGGGAGTGTTTTATGCTGACAAGGCGCTGACCGGTGCACGCATCACCCCCGAGGATCAGCGCAGTTTTAGTCAGCTGGTGGCGCAGGCGCAGCTGGCATTGCAGATACGTTGA
- the traF gene encoding conjugal transfer protein TraF, translating into MKRLMTATTLTTAMALAQATPLYHPPGPNLTYGAVSNGQTIMSDITNPAAGAAALTKNGNQYRFGILGSVGAGFEFGKVDDLYERIDTETEAFQSTQSVTGGTPTEAAANLANSIDSLNGVLAEVEADGYAKLFASAHLPIMPLVVAHQALGGSLVFDVNGSVAARVSALHDTVVFNETAAAAGTDDLTDDVVVTFVGGAPTGYTIDNDSSLVIRGASTTELALGYSRPVMELGGGTLYGGLRGRYYTVGMARAVTRLGDLVNDAEQAFDDALDEDFVTDTGLGLDLGVLYVKEHFRLGATLTNLNEPEFEFGQLSNLGDFTDPEVRAALISSNSYTMERQLQLEAALYTASQNWVLSAAMDANAVADALGDDYQWATISAAYATDTWFLPGIRAGLRQNLAGTKVKYLTGGLTLGPVNLDVAYSPDTVTIDGESVPRGAIVNLGLELSF; encoded by the coding sequence ATGAAACGACTCATGACTGCCACCACCCTAACCACGGCCATGGCCCTGGCCCAGGCAACGCCGCTGTACCATCCGCCGGGCCCCAACCTCACCTATGGTGCGGTGAGCAATGGCCAGACGATTATGTCGGACATCACCAACCCGGCCGCCGGCGCCGCGGCGCTGACCAAAAACGGCAACCAGTACCGCTTTGGTATCCTGGGTTCGGTCGGCGCCGGCTTTGAATTCGGCAAGGTGGACGATCTGTATGAACGCATCGATACCGAGACCGAGGCCTTCCAGTCGACGCAATCCGTAACTGGCGGTACGCCGACCGAGGCGGCAGCCAATCTCGCCAACAGTATCGATAGCCTCAATGGCGTGCTCGCTGAGGTGGAGGCTGACGGTTACGCCAAGCTGTTCGCCTCGGCCCACCTGCCCATCATGCCGCTGGTGGTGGCCCATCAAGCCCTGGGCGGGAGCCTGGTATTTGACGTCAACGGCTCTGTCGCTGCCCGGGTCTCCGCGCTGCATGACACCGTGGTCTTCAACGAGACCGCTGCCGCCGCCGGCACTGACGATCTGACCGACGACGTTGTTGTCACCTTCGTCGGTGGTGCTCCCACCGGCTACACCATCGACAACGACAGCAGCCTGGTGATCCGTGGCGCCAGCACCACCGAACTAGCCCTGGGCTACAGTCGGCCGGTGATGGAGCTGGGCGGCGGCACCCTCTACGGCGGACTGCGCGGTCGCTACTACACGGTGGGCATGGCCCGCGCCGTCACCCGCCTGGGCGATCTGGTGAATGACGCCGAGCAGGCCTTCGATGATGCGCTGGATGAGGATTTCGTCACCGATACCGGCCTGGGGCTGGACCTGGGCGTGCTGTACGTCAAAGAACACTTCCGCCTCGGCGCCACTCTCACCAATCTCAATGAGCCGGAGTTCGAATTTGGCCAGCTCAGTAACCTCGGCGACTTTACCGACCCAGAGGTGCGTGCGGCACTGATCTCCTCCAACAGCTACACCATGGAAAGGCAGCTACAGCTCGAGGCAGCGCTGTACACCGCCAGCCAGAACTGGGTGCTCTCCGCCGCTATGGACGCCAATGCAGTGGCGGATGCGCTGGGCGATGACTACCAATGGGCCACGATCAGCGCGGCCTATGCCACCGACACCTGGTTCCTGCCCGGTATCCGGGCCGGCCTGCGCCAGAACCTCGCCGGCACCAAGGTCAAATACCTGACCGGCGGCCTGACCCTGGGCCCGGTGAACCTGGACGTAGCCTACAGCCCGGACACGGTCACCATCGATGGCGAATCCGTGCCCCGCGGCGCGATCGTCAATCTGGGACTGGAACTCAGCTTCTAG
- the traF gene encoding conjugal transfer protein TraF, with protein sequence MQDRSNGKTLVALVIVCMGLTAPAAMAMPFGVFDARSMAMGGVGVATGARYAVFNNPALLTTADEIHEWFLLAPTVSQQIGDPGEVEDELAAFQQAAEVLDGANNPANQAAVQSHLTAMDGGLYRRASSAAGMLAIPSRILSGAAFFNVYEASTAQPVIGGDVLTVDPATYNSALAQRGFRITENGVSAAKVLQAERGWLRNVAIGFNAKFLLVEAYGYTEPLRSADVDIARSGRKTGSQFTFDLGILKEVGVWKFALVAKNIVPGNYQYGDSGDEFRIEPQLRAGFAYKSRHSVLELNLDVLENDPVGFALPSQIAAVGWEWQTWRWLALRAGYQQNLTGDEAAYGALGLGVIISETVHLDVGGYSGDEGEGLSAQLG encoded by the coding sequence ATGCAGGACAGGTCTAACGGTAAAACCCTGGTCGCCCTGGTGATAGTGTGTATGGGGCTCACGGCGCCGGCCGCGATGGCGATGCCGTTTGGTGTGTTTGATGCCCGCAGCATGGCGATGGGCGGGGTGGGGGTCGCCACCGGCGCACGCTATGCGGTGTTCAATAATCCGGCCCTGCTGACCACCGCGGACGAGATTCACGAGTGGTTCCTGCTCGCGCCGACCGTGAGCCAGCAGATTGGCGACCCCGGCGAGGTGGAGGACGAACTGGCCGCCTTTCAGCAGGCCGCCGAGGTGCTGGATGGCGCCAATAATCCGGCCAACCAGGCCGCCGTACAGTCACACCTGACGGCGATGGACGGCGGCCTGTATCGCCGCGCGAGCAGCGCGGCCGGCATGCTGGCGATTCCCAGCCGCATCCTCAGCGGCGCGGCCTTTTTCAATGTCTACGAGGCCTCCACCGCGCAGCCGGTGATTGGCGGCGATGTTCTGACAGTGGATCCCGCCACCTATAACTCGGCACTGGCGCAACGCGGCTTTCGGATCACCGAAAACGGGGTCTCTGCGGCCAAGGTGCTCCAGGCAGAGCGGGGCTGGTTGCGCAATGTCGCGATCGGTTTTAACGCCAAATTTCTGCTGGTCGAGGCCTATGGCTATACCGAGCCGCTGCGTAGCGCCGACGTCGATATCGCGCGCAGTGGGCGCAAGACGGGCAGCCAGTTCACCTTTGACCTGGGCATTTTAAAGGAGGTCGGGGTGTGGAAATTTGCCCTGGTGGCCAAAAATATTGTGCCGGGCAACTATCAATACGGCGACAGCGGTGACGAATTCCGGATCGAACCGCAGCTGCGGGCCGGCTTCGCCTACAAGAGCCGCCACTCCGTGCTGGAGCTGAATCTGGATGTGCTGGAAAACGATCCGGTGGGTTTTGCCCTGCCCTCGCAGATCGCCGCCGTCGGCTGGGAATGGCAGACCTGGCGCTGGCTGGCCCTGCGGGCCGGTTACCAGCAAAACCTGACGGGTGACGAGGCCGCCTACGGTGCGTTGGGCCTGGGCGTCATTATAAGTGAAACGGTGCATCTCGATGTGGGCGGTTACAGCGGTGATGAGGGCGAGGGCCTGTCCGCCCAGCTGGG
- the serB gene encoding phosphoserine phosphatase SerB, which produces MPVTLIHSSTLDAEQAQHITRTLGAEPRSYGGHFRLQHPVARREDVQHLRKVCGVDINTLPEGFEAGAVRLLITDMDSTLINIECVDEIADFVGCKPQVAAITEAAMRGELDFAASLRKRVALLKGLEVTALQRVYDERLRLNPGAEALLDGLRQRQIRVALVSGGFTFFTERLKRRLGLDYTLANVLAEEDGRLQGHVEGDIVGAEAKAAYLQQLCAELQITPRQVIAMGDGANDLQMLGIAGLGVAYHAKPAVRAQADVAFQYRGLEAVLDFLA; this is translated from the coding sequence ATGCCCGTTACCCTTATTCACAGCAGTACCCTGGACGCCGAACAGGCGCAACATATCACCCGGACCCTGGGCGCCGAGCCCCGGTCCTACGGCGGCCATTTTCGCCTGCAGCACCCTGTCGCCCGCCGCGAGGACGTGCAACACCTGCGCAAGGTCTGCGGCGTGGACATCAATACCCTGCCGGAGGGGTTTGAGGCGGGCGCGGTGCGGCTGTTGATCACGGACATGGATTCCACCCTCATCAACATCGAGTGTGTGGACGAGATCGCCGATTTTGTCGGCTGCAAGCCGCAGGTCGCCGCCATCACCGAGGCGGCCATGCGCGGAGAACTGGACTTCGCCGCCTCGCTGCGCAAGCGGGTGGCCCTGCTCAAGGGGCTGGAGGTGACGGCCCTGCAACGGGTCTATGATGAACGCCTGCGGCTCAACCCCGGCGCGGAGGCGCTACTGGACGGGCTCAGGCAACGCCAGATCCGGGTGGCCCTGGTGTCCGGCGGCTTCACCTTTTTTACCGAGCGCCTCAAGCGGCGCCTGGGTCTGGACTACACACTGGCCAATGTGCTGGCCGAGGAGGATGGCCGGTTGCAGGGGCATGTCGAAGGTGACATCGTCGGGGCCGAGGCCAAGGCGGCGTATCTGCAGCAGCTGTGTGCCGAATTGCAGATCACGCCCCGGCAGGTGATCGCCATGGGCGATGGCGCCAACGATCTGCAGATGCTGGGCATCGCCGGGCTGGGGGTGGCCTATCATGCCAAGCCGGCGGTGCGGGCGCAGGCCGATGTGGCCTTTCAGTATCGTGGGCTGGAGGCGGTGCTGGATTTTTTGGCATAG
- a CDS encoding fructosamine kinase family protein, whose amino-acid sequence MPDWGQISAQLQAATGVSLAEASARPVGGGCISSAFVLDGADGADGAGRYFVKTHRPSAVAMFEAERDGLVELAVGDHLRVPRPLHCGLSREHAFLVLEYVPLQAQGDQRLLGEGLAALHRTAASTGAGEPGRFGWHRDNTIGATPQRNDWSNDWVQFWAEQRLGYQLQLAATNGAGLAFVRRVERLQAGLAAFFSDYQPLASRLHGDLWSGNYAFDGEGRPVIFDPAVYFGDRETDLAMTELFGGFSREFYAAYGAAWPLDAGYATRKTLYNLYHILNHYNLFGGGYLAQAQGMVDRLLAEC is encoded by the coding sequence ATGCCGGATTGGGGACAGATTTCCGCGCAGTTGCAGGCCGCGACAGGGGTGTCGTTGGCGGAGGCCAGTGCACGGCCGGTGGGGGGTGGCTGCATCAGTTCCGCCTTTGTGCTGGACGGTGCGGACGGTGCGGACGGTGCGGGACGCTATTTTGTCAAAACCCACCGGCCGTCGGCGGTGGCGATGTTCGAGGCCGAGCGGGACGGGCTGGTGGAGCTGGCCGTGGGCGACCACCTGCGGGTGCCGAGGCCGCTGCACTGCGGCCTGAGCAGGGAGCATGCCTTTCTGGTGCTGGAGTATGTGCCGCTGCAGGCACAAGGTGACCAGCGCCTGCTGGGGGAGGGTCTGGCTGCCCTGCATCGTACGGCGGCCTCCACAGGGGCGGGTGAACCGGGTCGCTTCGGCTGGCACCGGGACAACACCATTGGCGCCACGCCGCAGCGCAACGACTGGTCGAATGACTGGGTACAGTTTTGGGCCGAACAGCGTCTGGGCTATCAGCTGCAGCTGGCGGCCACCAACGGGGCGGGTCTGGCCTTTGTGCGGCGCGTGGAAAGATTACAGGCGGGCCTGGCGGCCTTTTTCAGCGACTATCAGCCGCTGGCCTCGCGGCTGCATGGCGATCTGTGGTCCGGTAACTACGCCTTTGACGGGGAGGGCCGCCCGGTGATCTTTGACCCGGCGGTGTATTTCGGCGATCGCGAGACCGATCTGGCGATGACCGAGCTGTTTGGCGGCTTCTCCCGCGAATTTTATGCGGCCTATGGGGCGGCCTGGCCGCTTGACGCCGGTTATGCCACACGTAAGACCCTCTACAACCTCTATCACATCCTGAATCACTATAATCTGTTTGGCGGTGGCTACCTGGCGCAGGCGCAGGGGATGGTGGATCGGCTGCTGGCGGAGTGCTGA